Proteins encoded within one genomic window of Oncorhynchus keta strain PuntledgeMale-10-30-2019 chromosome 12, Oket_V2, whole genome shotgun sequence:
- the LOC118391389 gene encoding histone-lysine N-methyltransferase SETD1B-A-like isoform X1: MSKPGERNRLNEDHGRKQSSSLANGMDNHHPVCSSGEKRSHHCRSYKLIIDPALKKGSHKLYRYDGTTFNMPNPGMPPVDIVRDPRIGRLWTKYKETDLPVPKFKIDECYIGRVPPKEVTFARLNDNIREGFLTDMCKKFGDIEEVEILYNPKNKKHLGIAKVVFGTVKAAKDAVQTLHNTSVMGNIIHLELDPKGENRLRYFQLLLNGTFTPRTLPVGGEEARQVSPRSLAEALLACEPLRRLSESSSSAAVGGIVTPSSTASNTTPLSQDTAYSSLRQDTPQSQGTPHTPRQTSTPFSQDSNYSSRQATPAYQSSRAEGSGGYKSRRHESKFQDAYNRRPERRYVHGTGGSGSSSYRGNSEQSAFKQHQPTPPEPPSSASSFAHTPPPPTSASFKSAFSPYQQAPMPPAFPPSESPFHQSVQREAEYRRPSMAPATDFKPVKNKPATPPIPEPPPEPKAHPSTPPALTPKHCPPSPGTPTLESERNSLDSRIEMLLKEKRTKLPFLPGGDSSDTDVRMVCSPISSSSSQLSPIPPYGGTHTSRPSSTGLEDVSPTPLPDSDDEEPILVTGSLLKGVSSPDHLHGKNASDLKDGRLGNHTPTDKMESHQSSGEDMEISDEDDMPGTPTHDGDCVKGIVVNSAVSPMQSMPLPPPGFPPLPPQAGFGLPHHLSAVPGPHLAPGVPHPMLPHLYPHGMVPMMQMELMSCLPQWGSVHMSFQMQTQMLSRMAQTRGPYPYPHFMTAGGAAAAGSAAMQFGGPYPPLSMSSTPAASAGDHRQQLWPHPSMPKFNPAVPPPGYEAKEDPHKATVEGVLLVIVKELKAIMKRDLNRKMVEVVAFRAFDEWWDKKEHSAKVSLTPVKAGEGKEEEKEKPKPKETMGSSLLENWNKGEGLGYEGMGLGIGLRGAIRLPSFKVKRKDPPDAASTGDTKRARPSTPVDDELEDIAELPEDVARVDEDSAASRRRHARPLELDSEGEEKVETSGKEESLSDREEEPDETEVSDRLSSAKESEEDEDEDEAASSSDGESSESSDEELASSASSKVDSDSSATGDSSEYDSSSEEEAEEEEEEEVAVDVESLPDKDEDRVRTSSSSSSSASSSEQEVEVEPKAPSTPLVPPPEDEPSELAGLDEDQRPRGGLKLKPNHRALSEGEEATEPGRTSLEDLRPPSPKGVPAEEPDIDLGVAIPVFKMDLQDDVTNLRPPTPTGSLADSDQDTRPKAHTEDEDLPCTPGRGAPACLEPNTALPRSLVVPSMHLPPTPAMEGHSLLLPPPGPLPDLPLSFRARLSTDEDVPRTPGRDLMVRARGLDKSQNSTENVPVTPDSDAPLTGSSLASLSSPRISGSPFSYPAQSPVLSAGIPRTPGRDLTFTPVFPDHTALAVGLPIHWKASSESPLFKEPPLSTLANQTLPPDSLQGEALTSVPKDLPAVPVLDLPVPPDATPPKRKPGRPKSKKAAALTSPQTEFMELLVTPTSMPRSLPHDAQLREFSADMDAAAALSDIPSRAGLDSSTVGLDFREGETKLHVVLPPDDQFLPYEEEGHLQKPVRKVRRGWEELLLASHSPVTTPPWPHYSPRSEFEEMTILYDIWNDGIDEEDIRHLQVTYDKMLQQDNGNDWLNDTLWVQHPPTNIPAVKRKRRDDGMRDHMTGCARSEGYYKIDKKDKIKYLNSNKHLLEEGPVDMQGMSIPAQPLVSTRAGSERRSEQRRLLSSFSCDSDLLKFNQLKFRKKKIRFCKSHIHDWGLFAMEPIAADEMVIEYVGQNIRQVIADMREKRYEDEGIGSSYMFRVDHDTIIDATKCGNFARFINHSCNPNCYAKVITVESQKKIVIYSRQPINVNEEITYDYKFPIEDEKIPCLCGAENCRGTLN; the protein is encoded by the exons ATGTCCAAGCCAGGGGAAAGAAACAGACTAAACGAAGACCATGGCAGAAAGCAGAGTTCAA GTTTGGCAAACGGCATGGACAACCACCATCCCGTTTGCAGTTCGGGGGAGAAACGAAGTCACCATTGTAGAAGTTACAAGTTGATTATTGACCCAGCGTTGAAAAAGGGATCGCACAAATTGTATCGCTATGATGGAACGACTTTTAACATGCCC AACCCTGGGATGCCACCAGTGGATATCGTCCGAGACCCGAGAATCGGTCGTCTATGGACGAAGTACAAGGAGACGGATCTCCCAGTTCCGAAGTTTAAG ATTGATGAATGTTACATCGGCCGCGTGCCTCCCAAGGAGGTGACGTTTGCGAGGCTGAACGATAACATCAGAGAAGGTTTTTTGACTGACATGTGCAAGAAATTTGGGGACATAGAAGAGGTGGAAATTCTATACAATCCGAAGAACAAAAAGCATTTAGGAATAGCCAAAGTTGTTTTTGGAACTGTAAAAGCAGCCAAAGATGCTGTCCAGACTCTTCACAACACGTCAGTTATGGGCAACATCATCCACCTGGAGCTGGATCCCAAAG GTGAGAATCGCCTTAGGTACTTCCAGCTGCTGTTGAATGGCACCTTCACCCCTCGGACACTtccagtgggaggagaggaggccagacaAGTGTCCCCTCGTAGCCTTGCAGAGGCTCTTCTG GCCTGTGAGCCCCTGCGCCGGCTCTCTGAAAGCAGCTCGTCTGCTGCAGTGGGAGGCATAGTGACCCCCAGCAGCACCGCCTCCAACACCACCCCTCTGTCCCAGGATACGGCCTACTCTAGCCTAAGGCAAGACACTCCGCAGTCCCAGGGCACCCCTCACACCCCACGCCAGACCAGTACACCCTTCTCTCAGGACTCCAACTATTCCAGCAGGCAGGCCACCCCAGCCTATCAGTCTAGCCGGGCCGAAGGCTCTGGAGGCTACAAGTCTCGCAGACACGAGAGCAAGTTCCAGGATGCCTATAACCGTAGACCGGAGAGGCGTTATGTCCATGGCACTGGGGGATCAGGATCCTCCTCCTACCGAGGCAACTCTGAACAGTCTGCCTTCAAGCAGCACCAACCTACCCCACCTGAACCCCCTTCCTCTGCCTCATCCTTTGCCCACACACCACCTCCCCCTACCAGTGCCAGCTTTAAGTCTGCCTTTTCCCCCTACCAGCAGGCCCCAATGCCCCCTGCGTTCCCCCCTTCAGAATCTCCGTTCCACCAGTCTGTCCAGCGGGAGGCAGAGTACCGGAGGCCCTCCATGGCCCCTGCCACTGACTTCAAGCCAGTCAAGAACAAGCCAGCTACTCCACCCATTCCAGAACCCCCACCTGAACCCAAGGCCCACCCCAGCACACCCCCTGCCCTGACACCAAAGCACTGCCCCCCCTCCCCTGGCACTCCCACCCTGGAGTCAGAGCGAAATAGCCTGGACTCTCGTATTGAGATGCTTCTGAAGGAGAAAAGGACAAAGCTTCCCTTCCTTCCTGGAGGCGACTCATCAGACACTGATGTGCGTATGGTCTGcagccccatctcctcctcttcctctcagtTGTCCCCCATCCCTCCTTATGGGGGCACCCACACCTCTAGACCCTCTAGCACAGGCCTGGAGGACGTCAGCCCCACACCCCTGCCTGACTCCGATGATGAGGAGCCCATCCTTGTAACAGGCTCGCTCCTCAAGGGAGTCAGCTCTCCAGACCATCTCCATGGGAAGAACGCCAGTGACTTGAAGGATGGTCGCCTCGGAAACCACACACCCACAGACAAAATGGAG agCCATCAGTCCTCTGGGGAAGACATGGAGATCTCAGACGAGGACGACATGCCAGGCACGCCCACGCACGATGGCGACTGTGTCAAGGGAATTGTGGTCAACTCTGCTGTGTCCCCCATGCAGTCCATGCCCCTCCCACCCCCCGGCttcccccctctaccccctcaaGCGGGCTTCGGTCTTCCACACCACCTCTCTGCTGTCCCAGGTCCACACCTGGCACCTGGAGTTCCACACCCCATGCTGCCTCACCTCTACCCCCATGGCATGGTGCCTATGATGCAGATGGAGCTGATGAGCTGTCTGCCTCAGTGGGGCAGCGTTCACATGTCGTTCCAGATGCAGACCCAAATGCTGAGTCGCATGGCCCAGACCCGGGGTCCCTACCCCTACCCACACTTCATGACCGCAGGAGGGGCGGCTGCAGCCGGGTCAGCAGCCATGCAGTTTGGGGGTCCCTACCCGCCCTTGTCAATGAGTAGCACCCCAGCTGCCAGTGCAGGGGACCACAGGCAGCAACTCTGGCCCCACCCCAGCATGCCTAAGTTCAACCCTGCCGTTCCTCCACCGGGCTACGAAGCTAAGGAAGACCCTCATAAGGCCACCGTGGAAGGGGTGCTGCTGGTCATCGTCAAGGAGCTGAAGGCCATCATGAAGAGGGACCTCAACCGTaagatggtggaggtggtggccTTTAGGGCCTTTGACGAGTGGTGGGATAAGAAAGAACACTCAGCCAAG GTGTCCCTGACCCCGGTGAAGGCTggtgagggaaaggaggaggagaaggagaagcccAAGCCCAAAGAGACCATGGGCTCCAGTCTACTGGAGAACTGGAACAAGGGTGAGGGCCTTGGCTACGAGGGTATGGGCCTGGGCATCGGCCTTCGAGGAGCCATCCGCCTGCCCTCCTTCAAG gtgaAGAGGAAGGACCCTCCTGATGCTGCCTCCACTGGGGACACTAAGCGAGCACGGCCCTCCACGCCGGTGGATGATGAGCTTGAGGACATAGCAGAGCTCCCAGAAGATGTGGCCAGGGTGGACGAGGACAGCGCAGCTTCTCGGAGACGACATGCCCGGCCACTGGAGCTggacagtgagggagaggagaaggtagaGACCTCTGGAAAGGAGGAGTCCCTCTCCGACAGGGAGGAGGAGCCTGATGAGACGGAGGTCTCTGACAGGTTGTCATCGGCCAAG GAGAGTGAAGAGGATGAGGACGAAGATGAGGCTGCCTCATCCAGTGACGGTGAATCATCTGAGTCGTCGGATGAGG AACTTGCCAGTTCTGCATCCTCTAAAGTCGACTCTGACTCCTCTGCGACTGGGGACTCCTCCGAATATGATTCCAGttcagaggaggaggcagaggaggaagaggaggaggaggtggcggTAGATGTGGAGAGTCTACCGGATAAAGACGAGGACCGTGTTCggacttcttcttcctcctcctcttcggcGTCCTCATCTGagcaggaggtggaggtggaaccCAAGGCCCCCAGCACGCCCCTAGTTCCTCCCCCAGAGGACGAGCCCTCAGAGCTGGCTGGTTTAGATGAGGACCAGAGGCCTAGGGGGGGGCTGAAGCTCAAGCCCAACCACAGAGCCCTCAGTGAGGGGGAGGAGGCAACGGAGCCTGGCCGGACCAGCCTGGAGGATCTCCGGCCCCCTTCACCCAAAGGAGTCCCAG CTGAGGAGCCAGACATTGACCTGGGAGTTGCCATCCCTGTATTTAAGATGGATCTCCAGGACGATGTTACTAACCTGCGGCCGCCCACGCCAACAGGCTCCCTGGCTGACAGCGACCAGGACACTCGACCCAAGGCCCACACAGAGGACGAGGATCTCCCCTGTACGCCAGGTAGAGGAGCTCCTGCATGCCTGGAGCCCAACACAGCCCTCCCTAGATCCCTAGTAGTCCCATCTATGCACCTTCCTCCTACCCCGGCCATGGAGGGCCACtccctcctgctgcctcctcccgGCCCCCTGCCGGACCTCCCCCTCTCATTTCGGGCCAGGCTGTCCACAGACGAGGATGTGCCCCGCACTCCTGGCAGGGACCTGATGGTCCGGGCAAGGGGCCTGGATAAGTCCCAGAATAGCACAGAGAACGTGCCCGTCACACCTGACAGTGATGCTCCTCTGACTGGCAGCAGCCTGGCCAGCCTCAGCTCTCCCCGCATATCCGGCAGCCCCTTCTCCTACCCTGCCCAGTCTCCTGTCCTGAGTGCAGGTATCCCCAGAACCCCCGGCAGAGATCTGACCTTCACTCCTGTCTTCCCAGACCACACAGCCCTGGCTGTTGGCCTGCCCATCCACTGGAAAGCCTCTTCAGAAAGCCCACTGTTCAAGGAGCCTCCACTCAGCACCCTGGCCAACCAGACCCTGCCCCCCGACTCCCTCCAGGGAGAGGCCTTAACCAGCGTGCCAAAAGACCTGCCTGCTGTCCCAGTCTTAGATCTCCCCGTGCCCCCTGATGCAACCCCACCCAAGAGGAAGCCTGGGCGACCCAAGAGTAAAAAGGCTGCAGCACTGACCTCTCCTCAGACTGAGTTTATGGAGCTCTTGGTGACTCCCACCTCCATGCCCCGATCGTTGCCTCATGATGCCCAGCTCAGAGAGTTCTCTGCAGACATGGATGCTGCAGCCGCTCTTTCTGACATCCCCAGCCGCGCTGGGCTAGACTCATCCACGGTGGGCCTGGACTTCAGGGAAGGGGAGACAAAGCTGCATGTGGTTTTGCCCCCTGACGACCAGTTCCTCCCCTATGAAGAAGAGGGGCACTTGCAGAAGCCTGTCCGTAAGGTGAGGCGAGGGTGGGAAGAGCTACTGCTGGCCAGCCACTCTCCCGTGACCACACCGCCGTGGCCCCACTACTCTCCTCGCTCAGAGTTTGAGGAGATGACCATCCTGTACGACATCTGGAACGATGGCATCGATGAGGAGGATATCCGGCACCTGCAGGTCACCTACGACAAGATGCTGCAGCAGGACAATGGCAACGACTGGCTCAACGACACGCTGTGGGTCCAGCACCCT CCTACCAACATCCCGgcggtgaagaggaagaggagggacgaTGGCATGAGGGATCACATGACTGGCTGTGCCCGTAGCGAGGGCTACTACAAGATTGACAAGAAGGACAAGATCAAATACCTCAACAGCAACAAGCACCTACTGGAGGAGGGGCCTGTAGACATGCAG ggcaTGAGTATTCCCGCACAGCCCCTCGTTTCCACCAGAGCTGGCTCTGAGCGGAGGTCTGAACAGCGCCGCCTGCTGTCCTCTTTCAGCTGTGACAGCGACCTGCTCAAGTTTAACCAGCTGAAG TTCCGTAAGAAGAAGATTCGGTTCTGTAAGTCGCACATCCACGACTGGGGCTTGTTCGCAATGGAGCCAATTGCTGCTGATGAGATGGTGATTGAGTATGTGGGGCAGAACATCAGACAG GTGATTGCTGACATGAGAGAGAAGCGTTACGAGGACGAGGGCATCGGAAGCAGCTACATGTTCCGTGTGGACCATGACACCATCATAGACGCTACCAAGTGTGGCAACTTTGCGCGCTTCATCAACCACAGCTGCAAT CCCAACTGTTACGCCAAGGTGATCACAGTGGAGTCACAGAAAAAGATTGTCATCTACTCCCGACAACCCATCAATGTCAACGAGGAGATCACCTATGATTACAAGTTCCCCATCGAGGATGAGAAGATCCCCTGCTTGTGTGGGGCAGAGAACTGTAGGGGAACGTTGAACTAA
- the LOC118391389 gene encoding histone-lysine N-methyltransferase SETD1B-A-like isoform X2, with protein MDNHHPVCSSGEKRSHHCRSYKLIIDPALKKGSHKLYRYDGTTFNMPNPGMPPVDIVRDPRIGRLWTKYKETDLPVPKFKIDECYIGRVPPKEVTFARLNDNIREGFLTDMCKKFGDIEEVEILYNPKNKKHLGIAKVVFGTVKAAKDAVQTLHNTSVMGNIIHLELDPKGENRLRYFQLLLNGTFTPRTLPVGGEEARQVSPRSLAEALLACEPLRRLSESSSSAAVGGIVTPSSTASNTTPLSQDTAYSSLRQDTPQSQGTPHTPRQTSTPFSQDSNYSSRQATPAYQSSRAEGSGGYKSRRHESKFQDAYNRRPERRYVHGTGGSGSSSYRGNSEQSAFKQHQPTPPEPPSSASSFAHTPPPPTSASFKSAFSPYQQAPMPPAFPPSESPFHQSVQREAEYRRPSMAPATDFKPVKNKPATPPIPEPPPEPKAHPSTPPALTPKHCPPSPGTPTLESERNSLDSRIEMLLKEKRTKLPFLPGGDSSDTDVRMVCSPISSSSSQLSPIPPYGGTHTSRPSSTGLEDVSPTPLPDSDDEEPILVTGSLLKGVSSPDHLHGKNASDLKDGRLGNHTPTDKMESHQSSGEDMEISDEDDMPGTPTHDGDCVKGIVVNSAVSPMQSMPLPPPGFPPLPPQAGFGLPHHLSAVPGPHLAPGVPHPMLPHLYPHGMVPMMQMELMSCLPQWGSVHMSFQMQTQMLSRMAQTRGPYPYPHFMTAGGAAAAGSAAMQFGGPYPPLSMSSTPAASAGDHRQQLWPHPSMPKFNPAVPPPGYEAKEDPHKATVEGVLLVIVKELKAIMKRDLNRKMVEVVAFRAFDEWWDKKEHSAKVSLTPVKAGEGKEEEKEKPKPKETMGSSLLENWNKGEGLGYEGMGLGIGLRGAIRLPSFKVKRKDPPDAASTGDTKRARPSTPVDDELEDIAELPEDVARVDEDSAASRRRHARPLELDSEGEEKVETSGKEESLSDREEEPDETEVSDRLSSAKESEEDEDEDEAASSSDGESSESSDEELASSASSKVDSDSSATGDSSEYDSSSEEEAEEEEEEEVAVDVESLPDKDEDRVRTSSSSSSSASSSEQEVEVEPKAPSTPLVPPPEDEPSELAGLDEDQRPRGGLKLKPNHRALSEGEEATEPGRTSLEDLRPPSPKGVPAEEPDIDLGVAIPVFKMDLQDDVTNLRPPTPTGSLADSDQDTRPKAHTEDEDLPCTPGRGAPACLEPNTALPRSLVVPSMHLPPTPAMEGHSLLLPPPGPLPDLPLSFRARLSTDEDVPRTPGRDLMVRARGLDKSQNSTENVPVTPDSDAPLTGSSLASLSSPRISGSPFSYPAQSPVLSAGIPRTPGRDLTFTPVFPDHTALAVGLPIHWKASSESPLFKEPPLSTLANQTLPPDSLQGEALTSVPKDLPAVPVLDLPVPPDATPPKRKPGRPKSKKAAALTSPQTEFMELLVTPTSMPRSLPHDAQLREFSADMDAAAALSDIPSRAGLDSSTVGLDFREGETKLHVVLPPDDQFLPYEEEGHLQKPVRKVRRGWEELLLASHSPVTTPPWPHYSPRSEFEEMTILYDIWNDGIDEEDIRHLQVTYDKMLQQDNGNDWLNDTLWVQHPPTNIPAVKRKRRDDGMRDHMTGCARSEGYYKIDKKDKIKYLNSNKHLLEEGPVDMQGMSIPAQPLVSTRAGSERRSEQRRLLSSFSCDSDLLKFNQLKFRKKKIRFCKSHIHDWGLFAMEPIAADEMVIEYVGQNIRQVIADMREKRYEDEGIGSSYMFRVDHDTIIDATKCGNFARFINHSCNPNCYAKVITVESQKKIVIYSRQPINVNEEITYDYKFPIEDEKIPCLCGAENCRGTLN; from the exons ATGGACAACCACCATCCCGTTTGCAGTTCGGGGGAGAAACGAAGTCACCATTGTAGAAGTTACAAGTTGATTATTGACCCAGCGTTGAAAAAGGGATCGCACAAATTGTATCGCTATGATGGAACGACTTTTAACATGCCC AACCCTGGGATGCCACCAGTGGATATCGTCCGAGACCCGAGAATCGGTCGTCTATGGACGAAGTACAAGGAGACGGATCTCCCAGTTCCGAAGTTTAAG ATTGATGAATGTTACATCGGCCGCGTGCCTCCCAAGGAGGTGACGTTTGCGAGGCTGAACGATAACATCAGAGAAGGTTTTTTGACTGACATGTGCAAGAAATTTGGGGACATAGAAGAGGTGGAAATTCTATACAATCCGAAGAACAAAAAGCATTTAGGAATAGCCAAAGTTGTTTTTGGAACTGTAAAAGCAGCCAAAGATGCTGTCCAGACTCTTCACAACACGTCAGTTATGGGCAACATCATCCACCTGGAGCTGGATCCCAAAG GTGAGAATCGCCTTAGGTACTTCCAGCTGCTGTTGAATGGCACCTTCACCCCTCGGACACTtccagtgggaggagaggaggccagacaAGTGTCCCCTCGTAGCCTTGCAGAGGCTCTTCTG GCCTGTGAGCCCCTGCGCCGGCTCTCTGAAAGCAGCTCGTCTGCTGCAGTGGGAGGCATAGTGACCCCCAGCAGCACCGCCTCCAACACCACCCCTCTGTCCCAGGATACGGCCTACTCTAGCCTAAGGCAAGACACTCCGCAGTCCCAGGGCACCCCTCACACCCCACGCCAGACCAGTACACCCTTCTCTCAGGACTCCAACTATTCCAGCAGGCAGGCCACCCCAGCCTATCAGTCTAGCCGGGCCGAAGGCTCTGGAGGCTACAAGTCTCGCAGACACGAGAGCAAGTTCCAGGATGCCTATAACCGTAGACCGGAGAGGCGTTATGTCCATGGCACTGGGGGATCAGGATCCTCCTCCTACCGAGGCAACTCTGAACAGTCTGCCTTCAAGCAGCACCAACCTACCCCACCTGAACCCCCTTCCTCTGCCTCATCCTTTGCCCACACACCACCTCCCCCTACCAGTGCCAGCTTTAAGTCTGCCTTTTCCCCCTACCAGCAGGCCCCAATGCCCCCTGCGTTCCCCCCTTCAGAATCTCCGTTCCACCAGTCTGTCCAGCGGGAGGCAGAGTACCGGAGGCCCTCCATGGCCCCTGCCACTGACTTCAAGCCAGTCAAGAACAAGCCAGCTACTCCACCCATTCCAGAACCCCCACCTGAACCCAAGGCCCACCCCAGCACACCCCCTGCCCTGACACCAAAGCACTGCCCCCCCTCCCCTGGCACTCCCACCCTGGAGTCAGAGCGAAATAGCCTGGACTCTCGTATTGAGATGCTTCTGAAGGAGAAAAGGACAAAGCTTCCCTTCCTTCCTGGAGGCGACTCATCAGACACTGATGTGCGTATGGTCTGcagccccatctcctcctcttcctctcagtTGTCCCCCATCCCTCCTTATGGGGGCACCCACACCTCTAGACCCTCTAGCACAGGCCTGGAGGACGTCAGCCCCACACCCCTGCCTGACTCCGATGATGAGGAGCCCATCCTTGTAACAGGCTCGCTCCTCAAGGGAGTCAGCTCTCCAGACCATCTCCATGGGAAGAACGCCAGTGACTTGAAGGATGGTCGCCTCGGAAACCACACACCCACAGACAAAATGGAG agCCATCAGTCCTCTGGGGAAGACATGGAGATCTCAGACGAGGACGACATGCCAGGCACGCCCACGCACGATGGCGACTGTGTCAAGGGAATTGTGGTCAACTCTGCTGTGTCCCCCATGCAGTCCATGCCCCTCCCACCCCCCGGCttcccccctctaccccctcaaGCGGGCTTCGGTCTTCCACACCACCTCTCTGCTGTCCCAGGTCCACACCTGGCACCTGGAGTTCCACACCCCATGCTGCCTCACCTCTACCCCCATGGCATGGTGCCTATGATGCAGATGGAGCTGATGAGCTGTCTGCCTCAGTGGGGCAGCGTTCACATGTCGTTCCAGATGCAGACCCAAATGCTGAGTCGCATGGCCCAGACCCGGGGTCCCTACCCCTACCCACACTTCATGACCGCAGGAGGGGCGGCTGCAGCCGGGTCAGCAGCCATGCAGTTTGGGGGTCCCTACCCGCCCTTGTCAATGAGTAGCACCCCAGCTGCCAGTGCAGGGGACCACAGGCAGCAACTCTGGCCCCACCCCAGCATGCCTAAGTTCAACCCTGCCGTTCCTCCACCGGGCTACGAAGCTAAGGAAGACCCTCATAAGGCCACCGTGGAAGGGGTGCTGCTGGTCATCGTCAAGGAGCTGAAGGCCATCATGAAGAGGGACCTCAACCGTaagatggtggaggtggtggccTTTAGGGCCTTTGACGAGTGGTGGGATAAGAAAGAACACTCAGCCAAG GTGTCCCTGACCCCGGTGAAGGCTggtgagggaaaggaggaggagaaggagaagcccAAGCCCAAAGAGACCATGGGCTCCAGTCTACTGGAGAACTGGAACAAGGGTGAGGGCCTTGGCTACGAGGGTATGGGCCTGGGCATCGGCCTTCGAGGAGCCATCCGCCTGCCCTCCTTCAAG gtgaAGAGGAAGGACCCTCCTGATGCTGCCTCCACTGGGGACACTAAGCGAGCACGGCCCTCCACGCCGGTGGATGATGAGCTTGAGGACATAGCAGAGCTCCCAGAAGATGTGGCCAGGGTGGACGAGGACAGCGCAGCTTCTCGGAGACGACATGCCCGGCCACTGGAGCTggacagtgagggagaggagaaggtagaGACCTCTGGAAAGGAGGAGTCCCTCTCCGACAGGGAGGAGGAGCCTGATGAGACGGAGGTCTCTGACAGGTTGTCATCGGCCAAG GAGAGTGAAGAGGATGAGGACGAAGATGAGGCTGCCTCATCCAGTGACGGTGAATCATCTGAGTCGTCGGATGAGG AACTTGCCAGTTCTGCATCCTCTAAAGTCGACTCTGACTCCTCTGCGACTGGGGACTCCTCCGAATATGATTCCAGttcagaggaggaggcagaggaggaagaggaggaggaggtggcggTAGATGTGGAGAGTCTACCGGATAAAGACGAGGACCGTGTTCggacttcttcttcctcctcctcttcggcGTCCTCATCTGagcaggaggtggaggtggaaccCAAGGCCCCCAGCACGCCCCTAGTTCCTCCCCCAGAGGACGAGCCCTCAGAGCTGGCTGGTTTAGATGAGGACCAGAGGCCTAGGGGGGGGCTGAAGCTCAAGCCCAACCACAGAGCCCTCAGTGAGGGGGAGGAGGCAACGGAGCCTGGCCGGACCAGCCTGGAGGATCTCCGGCCCCCTTCACCCAAAGGAGTCCCAG CTGAGGAGCCAGACATTGACCTGGGAGTTGCCATCCCTGTATTTAAGATGGATCTCCAGGACGATGTTACTAACCTGCGGCCGCCCACGCCAACAGGCTCCCTGGCTGACAGCGACCAGGACACTCGACCCAAGGCCCACACAGAGGACGAGGATCTCCCCTGTACGCCAGGTAGAGGAGCTCCTGCATGCCTGGAGCCCAACACAGCCCTCCCTAGATCCCTAGTAGTCCCATCTATGCACCTTCCTCCTACCCCGGCCATGGAGGGCCACtccctcctgctgcctcctcccgGCCCCCTGCCGGACCTCCCCCTCTCATTTCGGGCCAGGCTGTCCACAGACGAGGATGTGCCCCGCACTCCTGGCAGGGACCTGATGGTCCGGGCAAGGGGCCTGGATAAGTCCCAGAATAGCACAGAGAACGTGCCCGTCACACCTGACAGTGATGCTCCTCTGACTGGCAGCAGCCTGGCCAGCCTCAGCTCTCCCCGCATATCCGGCAGCCCCTTCTCCTACCCTGCCCAGTCTCCTGTCCTGAGTGCAGGTATCCCCAGAACCCCCGGCAGAGATCTGACCTTCACTCCTGTCTTCCCAGACCACACAGCCCTGGCTGTTGGCCTGCCCATCCACTGGAAAGCCTCTTCAGAAAGCCCACTGTTCAAGGAGCCTCCACTCAGCACCCTGGCCAACCAGACCCTGCCCCCCGACTCCCTCCAGGGAGAGGCCTTAACCAGCGTGCCAAAAGACCTGCCTGCTGTCCCAGTCTTAGATCTCCCCGTGCCCCCTGATGCAACCCCACCCAAGAGGAAGCCTGGGCGACCCAAGAGTAAAAAGGCTGCAGCACTGACCTCTCCTCAGACTGAGTTTATGGAGCTCTTGGTGACTCCCACCTCCATGCCCCGATCGTTGCCTCATGATGCCCAGCTCAGAGAGTTCTCTGCAGACATGGATGCTGCAGCCGCTCTTTCTGACATCCCCAGCCGCGCTGGGCTAGACTCATCCACGGTGGGCCTGGACTTCAGGGAAGGGGAGACAAAGCTGCATGTGGTTTTGCCCCCTGACGACCAGTTCCTCCCCTATGAAGAAGAGGGGCACTTGCAGAAGCCTGTCCGTAAGGTGAGGCGAGGGTGGGAAGAGCTACTGCTGGCCAGCCACTCTCCCGTGACCACACCGCCGTGGCCCCACTACTCTCCTCGCTCAGAGTTTGAGGAGATGACCATCCTGTACGACATCTGGAACGATGGCATCGATGAGGAGGATATCCGGCACCTGCAGGTCACCTACGACAAGATGCTGCAGCAGGACAATGGCAACGACTGGCTCAACGACACGCTGTGGGTCCAGCACCCT CCTACCAACATCCCGgcggtgaagaggaagaggagggacgaTGGCATGAGGGATCACATGACTGGCTGTGCCCGTAGCGAGGGCTACTACAAGATTGACAAGAAGGACAAGATCAAATACCTCAACAGCAACAAGCACCTACTGGAGGAGGGGCCTGTAGACATGCAG ggcaTGAGTATTCCCGCACAGCCCCTCGTTTCCACCAGAGCTGGCTCTGAGCGGAGGTCTGAACAGCGCCGCCTGCTGTCCTCTTTCAGCTGTGACAGCGACCTGCTCAAGTTTAACCAGCTGAAG TTCCGTAAGAAGAAGATTCGGTTCTGTAAGTCGCACATCCACGACTGGGGCTTGTTCGCAATGGAGCCAATTGCTGCTGATGAGATGGTGATTGAGTATGTGGGGCAGAACATCAGACAG GTGATTGCTGACATGAGAGAGAAGCGTTACGAGGACGAGGGCATCGGAAGCAGCTACATGTTCCGTGTGGACCATGACACCATCATAGACGCTACCAAGTGTGGCAACTTTGCGCGCTTCATCAACCACAGCTGCAAT CCCAACTGTTACGCCAAGGTGATCACAGTGGAGTCACAGAAAAAGATTGTCATCTACTCCCGACAACCCATCAATGTCAACGAGGAGATCACCTATGATTACAAGTTCCCCATCGAGGATGAGAAGATCCCCTGCTTGTGTGGGGCAGAGAACTGTAGGGGAACGTTGAACTAA